CGATCGATGCTTTCGTCGCCAAGCGCAAGCAGGAAATCGAAGCCAAAGGTCTCGCTTAGATTGAGCCGTCCTTACTCGCCCGGTGCCGTGAGGGACAGGGCCAGGGCGTGAACCGGACCCTTAAGTTCCGCACTCAACGCATCATGGACCAAGCGGTGGCGTTCGATCCGCGAACGGCCGGCAAACGCCTGGGCCGTCATCTCGACGCGGAAATGTGTCTCACCTTCCGGGCGTGCGCCGGCGTGACCGGCATGGAGATGGCTTTCGTCGATGACGCGGAGCGATACCGGATTGAATTCGGCGTTCAGCTTGTTTTCGATGATCCGGGCCACGCTCATTCCGCCGATCCTTCTCTCCCTCGAGGGTACGCCGCCGACGCGTATGGCATCCGTTAAGTAACTGGAAACACCCTATGAACGAGGCTTAAAGGGACGATTGTCAAGACCGACCTTTCCTTGCCACGCTTCTGACGACTGCCCATACTAAATCCATGCGACGCGCCCGCGAAGAAAGCCTGAAGGCACCGCTGGACCTGCCAAAACCGGAAGGCAGGATTTGCGACGCGCCCGGATGCTCCGCGATCGCCGAACACCGGGCGCCGCAATCGCGCCAGCGGCTCGACGACTTTTATTGGTTTTGCCTCGACCACGTGCGCGACTACAACCGGGCCTGGGACTACTACAAGGGCATGACGCCGGAAGAGATCGAGTGGCACCTCCAGCAGGACTTGCAATGGCGGCGACCGACCTGGCCGCTGGGCGGACGCGGCGCCGGGTTGCATGGTCCCACCGGCGACGCCTTCGCCGATGTCTTCGGGCTGTTCGATGAGAGCGGTGAAACGCCGGGAACACGGTGCAGGCACGAGAAAACCGTCATTAAATCGGCCGAACAGCGTGCATTGAGCCTTTTGGACCTGGACGGACCGGCCAACCCGGACCATATCAAGGCTCGGTATCTGGAACTGGTGAAGCGGCTGCACCCCGACGCCAACGGCGGCGACAAGGCGGCCGAGGAGAAATTAAAGCTCGTCAACCAGGCCTATGCCACGTTAAGAAACAGCGCGCTCGCCCGTTAGCGGCCGGCGCATCCGTAAACCAGCGCGACCAAAGCAAGCTCATGCCCCAGACAGCAACGACATCCGATCCGATGCCCGCCGAGTCGATTCCCGACATCAAGGTTTCGGTGCGCCAAACATTCGGCCTCGACAGCGATATGGAAGTTCCGGCGTTCAGCCAAGCCGCCGAGCTCGTTCCGCCGATCGACGACGCCTATTGTTTCGACCACGACACCACCTTGGCCATCTTGGCCGGCTTCGCCTACAACCGCCGCGTTCTGATCGCCGGCTATCACGGCACCGGCAAGTCGACCCATATCGAACAGGTGGCGGCGCGGATCAACTGGCCCTGTATCCGGATCAACCTCGACAGCCATATCAGCCGCATCGACCTGATCGGCAGGGACGCGATCGTGGTCAGGGACGGCGTGCAGGTCACCGAATTCAAGCAGGGCCTGTTGCCGTGGGCGCTGCAGCATCCGACCGCGCTGGTCTTTGACGAATACGACGCCGGCCGCCCCGACGTGATGTTCGTCATCCAGCGCGTTCTCGAGGTCGAGGGCAAGATGACCCTGCTCGACCAAAACAAGGTCATCCATCCCCACCCCGCGTTCCGCTTGTTCGCCACCGCCAACACGGTTGGACTGGGCGACACGACCGGCCTCTATCACGGAACCCAGCAGATCAATCAGGGCCAGATGGATCGCTGGAATATCGTCGCCACGCTCAACTACCTACCGCACGAGGACGAGCAACGGATCGTGCTGTCGAAGGTCCCGGCCTACGACACCGACGACGGGCGCCAGACGATCAGCGCCATGGTCGCGCTTGCCGACCTTACCCGCTCGGGATTCGTCAATGGCGACATCTCGACCGTCATGTCGCCGCGCACGGTCATCACCTGGGCCGAGAACGCCACCGTATTCAATGACATCGCCTTCGCGTTCCGGGTGACATTCCTGAACAAGTGCGACGAGCTGGAGCGTCCGACGGTGGCCGAGTACTACCAGCGCTGCTTCGGCACCGAGCTGCCGGAGACCGGGGTCAAGGCTCAGCTCGTCTAGAGCGCCATGTCCGAGAACGAAAACCCGGTCGAGGCCTTCCGCAGGACCACCGCGGCGACGATGCGCGCGATTGCCCATCGCGACGACATCAATGTGACCTTCACCGCCGAGGCGGTGGGCGGCCACGGCGCAGAGATCCATCTGCCGCTGCCGCCCCGCGATCTGCCGCACGAAGAGGTCGCCTGCGTCCGCGGCGAAGCGGATGCGACCGCGCTCCACATGCGTTTTCACGATGCCAAGGTGCATTCCAGGGTCGCGCCGCGCGGCCAGATGGGCCGCCGCATCCACGATTCGATCGAGCGAGCGCGCTGCGAGGCATTGGGCGCCCGGCGCATGGCCGGCGTTTCGGAAAACCTGTCGGCCGCGCTGCAGCGTCGATTGTGCGCGGAGGGCTACGACGCCGTCGCCGAACAGCAGGACAGCCAGCTTCCCGAAGTCCTGGGCTTGCTTGCCCGCGAGGCGATGACCGGCAGCTCGCCGCCGCCCCAGGTCCGCAAGGTGGTCGACATGTGGCGGCCCATCGTCGAGGCCCGCGCCGGCAAGGATATGGAGAAATTGAACCGCCGGATCGAGGACCAGGAAGGTTTCGCCGATATCGTGCGCGAATTGATCGCCGATCTCGACCTGCCGGACGACCAGCCTTTGTCCGAGGAGCCCGACGATTCCGACGGCCAAAACGAAGACGAA
This Alphaproteobacteria bacterium DNA region includes the following protein-coding sequences:
- the cobS gene encoding cobaltochelatase subunit CobS; amino-acid sequence: MPQTATTSDPMPAESIPDIKVSVRQTFGLDSDMEVPAFSQAAELVPPIDDAYCFDHDTTLAILAGFAYNRRVLIAGYHGTGKSTHIEQVAARINWPCIRINLDSHISRIDLIGRDAIVVRDGVQVTEFKQGLLPWALQHPTALVFDEYDAGRPDVMFVIQRVLEVEGKMTLLDQNKVIHPHPAFRLFATANTVGLGDTTGLYHGTQQINQGQMDRWNIVATLNYLPHEDEQRIVLSKVPAYDTDDGRQTISAMVALADLTRSGFVNGDISTVMSPRTVITWAENATVFNDIAFAFRVTFLNKCDELERPTVAEYYQRCFGTELPETGVKAQLV
- a CDS encoding BolA family transcriptional regulator, which gives rise to MSVARIIENKLNAEFNPVSLRVIDESHLHAGHAGARPEGETHFRVEMTAQAFAGRSRIERHRLVHDALSAELKGPVHALALSLTAPGE
- a CDS encoding J domain-containing protein, whose protein sequence is MRRAREESLKAPLDLPKPEGRICDAPGCSAIAEHRAPQSRQRLDDFYWFCLDHVRDYNRAWDYYKGMTPEEIEWHLQQDLQWRRPTWPLGGRGAGLHGPTGDAFADVFGLFDESGETPGTRCRHEKTVIKSAEQRALSLLDLDGPANPDHIKARYLELVKRLHPDANGGDKAAEEKLKLVNQAYATLRNSALAR